Proteins encoded within one genomic window of Acinetobacter sp. YWS30-1:
- the ispF gene encoding 2-C-methyl-D-erythritol 2,4-cyclodiphosphate synthase encodes MIAQIRIGQGLDVHAFEEGDFVTLAGIQIPHTHGLKAHSDGDVVLHALCDALLGALALGDIGQHFPDTDPQFKGADSKVLLKHVYQLILDRGYRLNNADITVACERPKLAKHNLEMRQSIANVLDVDVTQISIKATTTEKLGFTGRQEGILSMATVLISHYK; translated from the coding sequence GTGATTGCACAAATTCGTATTGGTCAGGGACTGGATGTACATGCATTTGAAGAAGGTGATTTTGTCACTCTGGCAGGTATTCAGATTCCACATACGCATGGCTTGAAAGCACACTCTGATGGTGATGTGGTTTTACATGCACTTTGTGATGCTTTGCTAGGTGCCTTGGCGCTAGGCGATATTGGCCAGCATTTTCCAGATACCGATCCGCAGTTTAAAGGTGCAGACAGCAAGGTTTTATTAAAGCATGTCTATCAGCTAATTTTGGATCGTGGTTATCGCCTAAATAATGCTGACATCACTGTAGCTTGTGAACGTCCAAAGCTGGCTAAACATAATCTGGAAATGCGTCAGAGCATTGCCAATGTGCTGGATGTGGATGTGACTCAAATTAGTATTAAAGCCACAACCACTGAAAAATTAGGATTTACTGGCCGTCAGGAAGGTATTCTGTCTATGGCAACTGTTCTGATCAGCCACTATAAATAA